From the genome of Silurus meridionalis isolate SWU-2019-XX chromosome 12, ASM1480568v1, whole genome shotgun sequence, one region includes:
- the LOC124394215 gene encoding E3 ubiquitin/ISG15 ligase TRIM25-like has protein sequence MAEVSISVNQDQFICTVCLDLLKDPVTIHCEHSFCKVCINSCWNQEDLQRVYSCPQCRETFTPRPVLRRNNILAEVVEKLKKTELQAASPAHCYTGPGDVSCDFCTERKHKAVKSCLVCLALYCEDHFKPHYQSQAFKKHKLVEACVDLQEKICSQHDKLMEIYCRTDQNFICYLCMTDEHKGHDTVSTTAERSKKQNELKEEQIKSQQKIQEKQKVVQELKQTVDIIKRCSKAAVDDNEKIFNEMISSLVKRRSEETELSRAEQHLKHLEQEIADLQRRVSDLEQLSHTPDHIHLLQSFPSLCVSPGCDDSPSFTVNQHLSFDGVRKSVSDLKKQVKEICQEEFNKIRPQAAAVQMILPSEPKSRADFLQYFCYLTLDPNTAHPDLFLSEKNRVVRCSEKKQRYSDHPERFDSWFQVLCKESVCGRCYWEVEWSSVVYISVSYKEISRNGCGDECGFGLNSQSWSLVCSSSSVSFWHNNIKTALRGPASSRIGVYVDHSAGTLSFYSVSDTMRLLYKVQTTFTRTLYAGFCMDYYADLRFCDRK, from the exons ATGGCAGAAGTCAGTATTTCAGTAAATCAGGATCAGTTCATCTGTACAGTGTGTCTGGATCTCCTGAAGGATCCTGTGACTATTCACTGTGAACACAGTTtttgtaaggtgtgtattaatAGCTGCTGGAATCAGGAAGATCTGCAGAGAGTCTACAGCTGCCCACAGTGTAGAGAAACGTTCACTCCAAGGCCTGTTTTACGCAGGAACAACATTCtggctgaagtggtggagaaactgaagaagACTGAACTccaagctgcttctcctgctcacTGTTACACTGGACCTGGAGATGTAAGCTGTGATTTCTGCACtgagagaaaacacaaagccGTCAAGTCCTGTCTGGTGTGTCTGGCCTTATATTGTGAAGATCATTTTAAACCTCACTATCAGTCTCAggcttttaaaaagcacaagttaGTTGAAGCCTGTGTAGATCTCCAAGAGAAGATCTGCTCTCAGCACGACAAACTGATGGAGATCTACTGCCGTACTGACCAAAACTTCATCTGTTACTTGTGTATGACGGATGAACATAAAGGCCATGATACAGTTTCAACTACTgcagaaagaagtaaaaaacaG AATGAACTAAAGGAGGAGCAGATTAAATCCCAGCAGAAgatccaggagaagcagaaggtggtgcaggagctgaaacagACTGTTGATATAATAAAG AGGTGTTCAAAGGCAGCAGTAGATGATAATGAGAAGATCTTTAATGAGATGATCAGCTCCCTGGTGAAAAGGCGCTCGGAGGAGACGGAGCTGAGTCGAGCTGAACAACACCTGAAACATCTGGAGCAGGAGATTGCTGATCTTCAGAGGAGAGTCAGTGATCtggagcagctttcacacacacctgatcacatcCACTTACTCCAG AGTTTCccgtctctctgtgtttctcctgGATGTGACGACTCACCCAGCTTCACTGTCAACCAACATCTCTCATTTGATGGAGTGAGGAAATCTGTCTCAGATCTGAAAAAACAAGTCAAGGAGATCTGTCAGGAGGAATTCAACAAAATCCGTCCACAAG CTGCAGCAGTTCAGATGATTTTACCCTCAGAACCAAAGAGCAGAGCAGATTTTCTGCAGT ATTTCTGTTATCTGACTTTGGATCCCAACACAGCACATCctgatctctttctctctgagaaGAACAGAGTCGTGAGATGCAGTGAGAAAAAGCAGCGATACTCTGATCATCCAGAGAGATTTGACTCCTGGTttcaggtgttgtgtaaagagagtgtgtgtggacgctgttactgggaggtggagtggagcAGTGTTGTGTACATATCAGTCTCATATAAAGAGATCAGCAGGAACGGATGCGGTGATGAATGTGGGTTTGGATTGAACAGTCAGTCCTGGAGTCTGGTGTGTTcttcttcctctgtctctttctggcACAACAACATTAAAACTGCACTCCGAGGTCCAGCGTCCTCCAGAATAGGAGTGTATGTggatcacagtgcaggaactctgTCCTTCTACAGCGTCTCTGATACGATGAGGCTCCTCTACAAAGTCCAAACCACATTCACTCGGACGCTATACGCTGGATTCTGTATGGATTATTATGCAGACTTGAGGTTTTGTGATCGAAAatga